In one window of Pseudodesulfovibrio sediminis DNA:
- a CDS encoding protoporphyrinogen/coproporphyrinogen oxidase, with protein MKTKYLIIGAGPTGLGAAHRLNEMGMDDFLVLERFDHAGGLASSFTDDAGFTWDIGGHVVFSHYDYFDDLMDSLLGDDRLEHERESWVRSNNTWVPYPFQNNIRHLPKEARWECVKGLLPGNRTTVSPKNFGQWIEYIFGAGIARHFMNPYNFKVWATPPEMMQFDWIGERVSVVDLKKVLKNIILEQDDVAWGPNNTFKFPLHGGTGEIFRRMAGRLKSKVQYGQSVVSIDATAKTVTTNTGLTVEYDTLLNTAPIDRLSRDWLTDKNDAMIDAANQLTHNSVFVAGVGLDIKDPAEVDSRCWMYYPESDSPFYRVTNFHNYSPNNVARPGTQLAYMCESSFSEHKPEKVDELMDRTIEGLVNTSMVDATRVDDVITKWSIDVDYGYPVPCLKRDGALSVLHPRLEAMDIYSRGRFGGWKYEVSNMDHSVMQGVEWAERMMLDTPERTYTMD; from the coding sequence GTGAAGACGAAATACCTGATTATCGGCGCAGGCCCCACCGGGCTGGGTGCGGCTCACCGTCTCAATGAGATGGGCATGGATGATTTCCTGGTGCTCGAACGCTTTGACCATGCGGGCGGGCTGGCCTCCAGTTTCACCGACGACGCAGGGTTCACCTGGGACATCGGCGGACACGTGGTCTTTTCCCACTACGACTATTTCGACGATCTCATGGACTCCCTGCTGGGCGATGACCGGTTGGAGCACGAGCGCGAATCCTGGGTGCGCTCAAACAACACATGGGTTCCCTATCCGTTTCAGAACAATATCCGCCACCTGCCAAAAGAGGCGCGCTGGGAATGCGTCAAGGGACTCCTGCCCGGTAACCGCACCACGGTCTCGCCCAAAAATTTCGGTCAGTGGATTGAGTATATCTTTGGCGCGGGTATCGCCCGGCACTTCATGAATCCGTACAACTTCAAGGTCTGGGCCACGCCGCCCGAGATGATGCAGTTCGACTGGATTGGCGAGCGCGTGTCCGTGGTGGACCTCAAGAAAGTCCTCAAGAACATCATTCTGGAGCAGGACGATGTGGCCTGGGGCCCCAACAACACCTTCAAATTTCCCCTGCACGGCGGCACCGGAGAAATCTTCCGTCGCATGGCAGGACGGCTCAAAAGCAAGGTGCAGTATGGTCAATCCGTGGTCTCCATCGACGCCACGGCCAAGACCGTGACCACGAACACGGGGCTGACCGTGGAATACGACACCCTGCTCAACACCGCCCCCATTGACCGGCTTTCACGGGACTGGCTGACGGATAAAAACGACGCCATGATCGACGCGGCCAACCAGCTCACCCACAACTCGGTGTTCGTGGCCGGTGTCGGTCTGGATATCAAGGACCCTGCCGAGGTCGATTCGCGTTGCTGGATGTACTACCCGGAGTCGGATTCGCCGTTTTACCGCGTCACCAATTTTCACAATTATTCTCCCAATAACGTGGCCCGCCCCGGCACGCAGCTTGCCTACATGTGCGAGTCTTCCTTCTCCGAACACAAGCCCGAAAAAGTGGATGAACTCATGGACCGGACCATAGAGGGTCTGGTAAACACGTCCATGGTGGACGCGACCAGAGTGGACGACGTCATCACCAAGTGGAGCATCGACGTCGACTACGGGTATCCCGTACCCTGCCTGAAACGCGACGGCGCGCTGTCTGTTCTGCACCCCCGGCTGGAAGCCATGGATATCTACTCCCGCGGCCGTTTCGGCGGCTGGAAGTATGAAGTCTCCAACATGGACCATTCGGTCATGCAGGGAGTGGAATGGGCCGAGCGCATGATGCTCGACACCCCTGAACGTACTTACACAATGGATTAA
- a CDS encoding radical SAM protein, with the protein MNPPVNTIIWNMTRKCNFRCDYCYFPHDNTPVTETLDANRIKEVLDSTGQTWKIGLTGGEPFIYPDFVDVCETLTSSHVIGIDTNLSIPSKVKEFARRIDPKRVHNLYVALHIEERERLKGVEAFIRNARLLIDSGFTIIVNYVVHPNLEKRFHIDRKFYASHGIVITPRPFRGEFNGRRYPEAYGERARDIFLDHPEQGKKVAFNFYDVPCTAGKTLLRMEADGTIFRCPGDKTVLGNILDTVNFLQKAEPCIKKRCPCQGLAHVQLSPAQKHLVDGVQYAVVAENITSRTSFEAAMEADPGHPCAENNLGVLDWRKGDFANAIAHFKTALECMPENERYARNLAGAQAGDQNFDPEICLDVNPDLS; encoded by the coding sequence ATGAATCCACCTGTGAACACCATCATCTGGAACATGACCAGAAAGTGCAATTTCCGTTGTGACTATTGTTACTTTCCGCATGACAATACCCCCGTGACGGAAACCCTTGATGCCAACCGCATCAAAGAGGTCCTGGACAGTACGGGACAAACCTGGAAAATCGGATTGACCGGCGGGGAACCTTTCATCTACCCGGATTTTGTGGATGTCTGCGAGACCCTGACCTCCTCCCATGTCATCGGCATAGATACCAACCTGTCCATCCCGTCCAAAGTCAAAGAGTTTGCCCGGCGCATCGACCCGAAACGGGTCCACAATCTCTATGTCGCCCTGCACATCGAGGAGCGCGAACGGCTCAAGGGCGTGGAAGCCTTCATCAGGAACGCGCGGCTTCTCATCGACTCCGGGTTCACGATCATCGTCAATTACGTGGTCCACCCCAACCTTGAAAAACGATTCCACATCGACCGAAAGTTCTATGCCAGTCACGGCATCGTCATCACGCCACGTCCCTTCCGCGGCGAGTTCAATGGCCGCCGCTACCCCGAGGCCTACGGCGAACGGGCCAGGGACATCTTCCTGGATCACCCGGAACAGGGCAAGAAGGTGGCCTTCAATTTCTACGACGTACCCTGCACCGCAGGCAAAACACTGTTGCGCATGGAGGCCGACGGCACCATCTTCCGCTGCCCCGGCGACAAGACCGTGCTCGGCAACATCCTGGACACGGTCAACTTTCTGCAAAAAGCCGAACCCTGCATCAAGAAGCGGTGTCCCTGCCAGGGGCTGGCCCATGTCCAGCTCTCACCGGCCCAGAAACATCTGGTGGACGGCGTACAATATGCGGTGGTCGCGGAAAACATCACCTCACGAACCTCCTTTGAGGCTGCCATGGAGGCCGACCCCGGACACCCCTGCGCCGAGAACAACCTTGGCGTGCTCGACTGGCGCAAAGGCGACTTCGCCAACGCCATCGCCCATTTCAAGACAGCCCTCGAATGCATGCCCGAAAACGAACGGTACGCTCGCAACCTTGCCGGGGCGCAAGCCGGCGATCAGAACTTTGACCCGGAGATATGCCTGGACGTGAATCCCGACCTCTCGTAG
- a CDS encoding THUMP domain-containing class I SAM-dependent RNA methyltransferase, with the protein MTIFTQKAPILVTCPKDIPPYLEEELHGLGFDRTHALDAGVETYGTLKDCMHLNLWVRTGHRVFHELKRFRAFDADELYREVLGLPWEDYIAKDGYFRVDAAIRDTTVTDSRFAGLRVKDAVADRFMEQFGERPDSGPDTSGVCLFLHWNRNQATLYLDTTGDPLPRRGYRKRPHKAPMQETLAAACILSSGWPELAKKGGHFIAPMCGAGTLAIEAALMALNGAPGLLRDNFSFMHLPGFDADAWDDMLGAAEDAENPEITGRIIATDHDPEAVEAARDNARLAGVGDFIEFAVCDYSETEIPEGPGIVMLNPEYGERLGEMDKLESVYKGIGDFFKKECGGKTGFIFTGNSRLAKRVGLRTKSRKIFWNAKIECRLLEYELYAGSKKAISAPES; encoded by the coding sequence ATGACTATATTTACCCAAAAAGCTCCCATCCTCGTCACCTGTCCCAAGGACATCCCTCCCTATCTGGAAGAGGAACTCCACGGACTCGGTTTCGACAGAACCCACGCCCTTGATGCAGGAGTCGAAACATACGGCACCCTCAAGGACTGCATGCACCTCAACCTGTGGGTGCGCACAGGCCATCGAGTTTTCCACGAGCTGAAACGATTCCGTGCCTTTGACGCTGACGAACTCTACCGGGAAGTCCTCGGACTGCCCTGGGAAGACTACATAGCCAAAGACGGCTATTTCCGCGTGGACGCCGCCATCCGCGACACCACGGTGACCGATTCCCGGTTCGCCGGGCTGCGGGTCAAGGATGCGGTGGCCGATCGATTCATGGAACAATTCGGGGAGCGCCCCGACTCGGGACCGGACACGTCCGGCGTCTGCCTGTTTCTGCACTGGAACCGCAACCAGGCCACCCTCTATCTCGACACCACCGGCGATCCGCTGCCCCGGCGCGGCTACCGCAAACGGCCTCACAAGGCGCCCATGCAGGAGACCCTGGCGGCGGCCTGCATCCTCTCGTCCGGCTGGCCCGAACTGGCCAAAAAAGGCGGCCATTTCATCGCCCCCATGTGCGGCGCGGGCACCCTGGCCATCGAGGCCGCTCTCATGGCCCTGAACGGCGCGCCCGGCCTGTTGCGCGACAACTTCTCTTTCATGCACCTGCCCGGATTCGATGCAGATGCCTGGGACGACATGCTTGGCGCGGCCGAGGATGCCGAGAACCCGGAGATCACCGGACGCATCATCGCCACGGACCACGACCCCGAGGCAGTGGAAGCGGCCCGGGACAATGCACGGCTGGCCGGGGTGGGCGACTTCATCGAGTTCGCGGTCTGCGACTACTCCGAGACCGAAATCCCCGAAGGGCCGGGCATTGTCATGCTCAACCCGGAATACGGCGAACGGCTGGGCGAAATGGACAAACTCGAAAGTGTGTACAAAGGGATCGGCGACTTTTTCAAAAAGGAATGCGGCGGTAAAACGGGCTTCATCTTCACCGGCAACTCCCGACTCGCCAAGCGCGTGGGACTGCGTACCAAGAGCCGCAAGATCTTCTGGAACGCCAAGATCGAATGCCGACTGCTGGAATACGAACTGTACGCAGGGTCCAAAAAGGCCATAAGCGCCCCTGAATCCTGA
- a CDS encoding GNAT family N-acetyltransferase has translation MTATLRPVIAGDIPALCQFLHDNMNPDISVDRWRALFSHGWWKTAPCSQPDLGIVAEDAGRIVGFHGHVCAERTINGRTERFLNFTSWYILKEYRKIGLGSRMLEMATADPETTCTVFSLSPKRIDFFKTLGLSVLEEERLLWRKQGAPVDNLELVTDPEKIRYSVDLQDVQILEDHKNMPVIPVIATTLCAQCLLLLSKAVKADGVTYYDVLFRSNPGLFSTRARHIAELLLPDENFVLAADRRFVDGDNAGGEVEVIRSPRFYKSARVQPGDIDLAYSEIPLLGLKLD, from the coding sequence ATGACCGCTACTTTACGTCCAGTAATTGCCGGAGATATTCCGGCACTTTGTCAGTTTTTGCACGACAATATGAATCCTGATATTTCCGTTGATCGCTGGCGTGCGCTTTTTTCTCATGGTTGGTGGAAGACGGCCCCCTGTTCCCAGCCCGATCTGGGCATCGTGGCCGAAGATGCAGGGCGGATTGTCGGCTTTCATGGACATGTCTGTGCAGAGCGGACCATCAACGGCAGGACCGAGCGTTTTCTGAACTTCACGTCCTGGTATATCCTCAAGGAATACCGGAAGATCGGTCTGGGTTCCAGAATGCTCGAGATGGCCACTGCCGATCCCGAAACCACCTGCACGGTCTTTTCCCTTTCGCCCAAACGCATCGACTTTTTCAAGACACTGGGATTGTCCGTGCTGGAAGAGGAGCGGCTTCTGTGGCGTAAACAGGGCGCGCCTGTCGACAATCTGGAGCTGGTCACCGACCCGGAGAAAATCCGCTACAGCGTGGATTTGCAGGACGTGCAGATTCTGGAAGATCACAAGAACATGCCGGTCATCCCGGTCATCGCCACCACCCTGTGTGCGCAATGTCTGCTGCTGCTCTCCAAGGCAGTGAAGGCGGATGGCGTGACTTACTACGACGTACTTTTCCGCAGTAATCCTGGCCTGTTCTCCACCCGTGCGCGGCACATAGCCGAACTGCTTCTGCCTGACGAGAATTTCGTGCTGGCCGCTGACCGTCGATTCGTGGACGGCGATAACGCCGGTGGCGAGGTGGAAGTGATCAGGTCGCCCCGTTTTTACAAGTCGGCCCGGGTGCAGCCTGGCGACATAGACCTCGCGTACTCCGAAATTCCACTGCTTGGCCTCAAGTTGGATTAG
- a CDS encoding WbuC family cupin fold metalloprotein, which produces MTEEKIHIPTALDAPDTDVTPLTLSLLGQLLSLSRESGRRRMLQKLHKSDEASVHRMFNALQPGTYFMPHRHLDPIKDETILVMAGAMMFIEFTDEGEIARNILLQPGTEIFGVDVAPHVYHTYIPLKPDTLIFECKTGPYVAETDKNVPDWAPREGSPEAEPYLLNLIKVLAEQASVAAEQAKADEDKGKETKQ; this is translated from the coding sequence ATGACTGAAGAAAAAATACATATTCCCACGGCCCTGGATGCGCCAGACACTGACGTCACCCCGCTCACGTTGAGCCTGCTCGGCCAGCTTCTGAGCCTTTCCCGCGAGAGTGGGCGCCGCCGGATGCTGCAAAAGCTGCATAAGAGCGACGAGGCTTCGGTCCACCGCATGTTCAATGCGCTGCAGCCCGGCACCTATTTCATGCCGCACCGGCATCTTGACCCGATCAAGGATGAGACCATTCTTGTCATGGCCGGGGCCATGATGTTCATCGAATTTACCGATGAAGGCGAGATAGCCCGGAACATCCTGCTTCAGCCAGGCACTGAAATATTCGGTGTCGACGTGGCTCCCCATGTCTATCATACCTATATCCCCCTCAAGCCGGATACGCTGATTTTCGAGTGCAAGACCGGGCCGTATGTCGCTGAAACGGACAAGAATGTCCCGGATTGGGCACCGAGAGAAGGCAGCCCCGAGGCTGAGCCGTATCTGCTGAACCTGATCAAGGTCCTGGCCGAACAGGCCAGCGTCGCCGCAGAGCAGGCCAAGGCAGACGAGGACAAGGGCAAAGAGACCAAGCAGTAG
- a CDS encoding polysaccharide deacetylase family protein, with the protein MNALLTELDAWQSVGLTAELWWRDDDAVEPTVELDRLIRISDRFGVPCGLAAIPAKAGEPLRKTISDAAGIWILQHGYAHTNHATPGSGTGAWELGLHRSQSIVLEELREGMRKFTQLYKGRFIPCLVPPWNRIDPELLPYLPVLGFRGLSASYKKDRPVPPDDLRVADCHCDVLYWKDKPKVRFTGTEKSVQFIVEHLRNKRLSLADASEPTCVLTHHLVMDEDAWTFMEELFSLTGDHPAATWLSPADIWPSKE; encoded by the coding sequence ATGAATGCATTACTTACAGAACTTGACGCATGGCAGTCGGTCGGTTTGACCGCTGAGCTGTGGTGGCGTGACGATGATGCCGTGGAGCCCACGGTGGAGCTGGATCGACTTATTCGGATCAGTGATCGATTCGGTGTTCCCTGTGGTCTGGCTGCCATCCCGGCCAAGGCGGGCGAGCCGCTCAGGAAGACCATCTCCGATGCCGCTGGTATCTGGATTCTCCAGCACGGCTACGCGCACACCAACCATGCGACCCCCGGATCCGGCACTGGCGCCTGGGAACTCGGGCTGCACCGATCCCAGTCCATCGTGTTGGAGGAATTGCGCGAGGGCATGCGCAAATTCACGCAGCTGTACAAGGGCCGGTTCATCCCCTGCCTTGTACCGCCGTGGAACCGCATCGACCCCGAGCTGCTGCCCTATCTGCCTGTCCTGGGCTTCCGCGGCCTGTCCGCAAGCTACAAGAAAGATCGTCCGGTGCCGCCCGACGACCTGCGCGTGGCAGACTGCCATTGCGACGTGTTGTACTGGAAGGACAAGCCCAAGGTCCGTTTTACGGGCACGGAAAAAAGCGTGCAGTTCATTGTGGAGCACCTCAGGAACAAACGTCTCAGCCTGGCCGATGCCTCTGAGCCGACCTGTGTGTTGACCCACCACCTTGTCATGGATGAGGACGCCTGGACTTTCATGGAAGAGCTTTTTTCCCTGACCGGCGATCATCCCGCAGCAACCTGGCTCAGCCCGGCGGATATCTGGCCTTCCAAAGAGTAA
- the serS gene encoding serine--tRNA ligase — protein MLDLKMMQKNPDVVREALKKRNAKIDVQEFIDLDTRRKALIGEVEALKAEKNAVGPEIAKRKKAGEDASDLLKKMGEVSNRTKELDRELTDIQAAQKEWMMSVPNIPHESVPYGESEDDNPVLRTWGEVPTFDFTPKEHWELGTALGGLDFECAAKLTGSRFSVSFDWCARMERALAQLMLNTHTEQHGYTEVNPPTIVNRATMTGTGQLPKFEEDLFKLTDDREFYLIPTAEVPLTNIYAGEVIDEDALPIKFCAHTPCYRSEAGSYGKDTKGLIRQHQFYKVEMVNFAHPDHSYEALEAMTRSAERILELLELPYRTITLCTGDMGFGATKTYDIEVWLPGQNTYREISSCSNCEDFQGRRANIKFQPKDSKKKAFAHTLNGSGLAVGRCLVAVMENYQQADGSIVVPEALKPYMGGLEEIKP, from the coding sequence ATGCTTGATTTGAAAATGATGCAGAAGAACCCGGACGTGGTTCGCGAAGCCCTGAAAAAACGGAACGCGAAAATAGACGTTCAGGAATTTATCGACCTCGACACCCGGCGCAAGGCGCTGATCGGCGAAGTCGAAGCCCTCAAGGCCGAAAAGAACGCTGTCGGCCCTGAAATAGCCAAGCGCAAAAAGGCTGGCGAAGACGCCTCTGATCTGCTCAAGAAGATGGGTGAGGTCTCCAACCGGACCAAAGAGCTGGACCGGGAACTGACCGACATTCAGGCCGCCCAGAAGGAATGGATGATGTCCGTGCCCAACATCCCGCACGAATCCGTTCCATACGGCGAATCCGAAGACGACAATCCGGTCCTGCGCACCTGGGGCGAAGTGCCCACGTTCGATTTCACCCCCAAGGAGCATTGGGAACTCGGCACCGCGCTCGGCGGTCTTGATTTCGAGTGCGCGGCCAAACTGACCGGCTCCCGCTTTTCAGTCAGCTTCGACTGGTGCGCCCGCATGGAGCGCGCCCTGGCCCAGCTGATGCTCAACACGCACACCGAGCAGCATGGCTACACCGAGGTCAACCCGCCGACCATCGTGAACAGGGCGACCATGACCGGAACCGGCCAGCTGCCCAAGTTCGAGGAAGACCTCTTCAAGCTGACCGATGACCGCGAGTTTTACCTCATCCCCACGGCCGAAGTCCCGCTGACCAACATCTACGCAGGTGAAGTCATTGACGAGGACGCGCTGCCCATCAAGTTCTGCGCCCATACCCCCTGCTATCGTTCCGAGGCAGGCTCGTACGGCAAGGACACCAAAGGGCTGATCCGCCAGCACCAGTTCTACAAGGTGGAGATGGTCAACTTTGCCCATCCCGATCATTCGTATGAGGCGCTGGAAGCGATGACCCGTTCGGCAGAGCGGATTCTGGAGCTGCTTGAGCTGCCCTACCGCACCATCACCCTGTGTACCGGGGATATGGGCTTTGGCGCGACCAAGACCTACGATATCGAGGTCTGGCTGCCCGGACAGAACACCTACCGCGAAATCTCCTCCTGCTCCAACTGCGAAGATTTCCAGGGACGCAGGGCCAACATCAAGTTCCAGCCCAAGGACTCCAAGAAAAAGGCCTTTGCCCATACGCTCAATGGGTCGGGACTGGCCGTAGGCCGCTGCCTAGTGGCCGTCATGGAGAACTACCAACAGGCAGACGGTTCCATCGTGGTGCCCGAAGCGCTCAAGCCCTACATGGGCGGGCTGGAAGAGATCAAGCCGTAA
- a CDS encoding DMT family transporter has product MNSRTLRADILLFITAAIWGLAFVAQRVGMEHVGPLTFNGIRFALGALALTPLILTLEKRRTPDNHGTDKKKMALGGLLLGLALFAGASLQQIGLAGPQLAALGFEASTAGKAGFITGLYVVLVPIFGLALAQRPGWGTWIGATLAVVGMYLLSVTADLTISFGDLLILVGALFWAGHVLLIGKLSPGLDAVDAIKLSTVQFAACAVLSLIGAAVTEEFTMTGLMGAAPAIAYGGLMSVGVAYTLQVIAQRDAEPAHAAIILSLEAVFAAIGGCLMLGEILTVRAMIGCGLMLVGMLLSQLRP; this is encoded by the coding sequence GTGAATTCACGTACGCTCAGAGCCGATATACTGCTTTTCATCACTGCCGCCATCTGGGGGCTTGCCTTTGTGGCCCAGCGTGTGGGCATGGAGCACGTGGGACCGTTGACCTTCAACGGCATCCGGTTCGCTCTTGGGGCGCTTGCCCTGACTCCGCTCATCCTGACTCTGGAGAAACGGCGCACGCCGGACAATCACGGCACAGACAAGAAAAAGATGGCTCTCGGAGGGCTGTTGCTCGGGCTGGCGCTGTTTGCCGGTGCCTCGCTGCAACAGATCGGGCTGGCCGGTCCGCAGTTGGCCGCGCTGGGCTTTGAGGCCTCCACGGCCGGCAAGGCGGGATTCATCACCGGACTGTACGTCGTCCTTGTTCCCATTTTCGGACTGGCCCTGGCGCAGCGTCCCGGATGGGGCACCTGGATCGGCGCGACACTGGCCGTGGTGGGCATGTATCTCCTGTCCGTGACCGCTGATCTGACCATTTCCTTTGGCGACCTGCTCATTCTCGTCGGCGCGCTCTTCTGGGCCGGTCACGTCCTGCTTATCGGCAAGTTGTCGCCCGGACTCGACGCGGTGGACGCCATCAAGCTGTCCACTGTGCAGTTTGCCGCGTGTGCCGTGCTTTCGCTTATAGGGGCTGCTGTGACGGAAGAGTTCACCATGACCGGCCTCATGGGCGCGGCCCCGGCCATCGCCTATGGCGGGCTGATGTCCGTGGGAGTCGCCTACACCCTTCAGGTGATCGCGCAGCGGGATGCAGAACCGGCCCACGCAGCCATCATTCTCAGTCTGGAAGCGGTTTTTGCCGCTATCGGCGGCTGCCTCATGCTGGGTGAAATATTGACCGTGCGGGCCATGATCGGCTGCGGTCTCATGCTGGTCGGCATGCTCCTGAGCCAGCTCCGTCCATAA
- a CDS encoding M24 family metallopeptidase gives MNTAVFEKRRQDLKEEMEARNLPAMLVSLAANRYYLSGFELHDAQCNESSGWIVVTPDEDYLFTDPRYTDAAKKVWKEENICVYSASKHKQVSDFLKGKGVKAMGFEPKALHLFDYDKLADHMDLKVTENIVEALRIYKDADEIHRMEESIRINHELFEYIEGELIPGRTEADISWLIEKYFREHGAEGMAFPSIVGVGPNAALPHAIPGETKLRENELVLIDTGCRYLDYNSDQTRTFWVGDKPSDRFRKTMDQVRAAQQAAIDIIKPGLTYVEAYEAAYAVFAKEGVEAMFTHGLGHGVGLETHEPPSLSKAAQGTLKPDMVVTVEPGLYDPAWGGIRWEYEVLVTEDGCRVL, from the coding sequence ATGAATACCGCTGTTTTCGAAAAACGACGCCAGGATCTCAAGGAAGAGATGGAGGCCCGCAACCTGCCCGCCATGCTCGTCTCTCTTGCTGCCAACCGCTATTACCTGTCCGGCTTTGAACTGCACGACGCCCAGTGCAACGAGTCCTCTGGCTGGATCGTGGTCACTCCGGACGAGGACTACCTCTTCACCGACCCCCGCTATACCGATGCGGCAAAAAAAGTCTGGAAAGAGGAGAACATCTGCGTATACAGCGCCAGCAAGCACAAACAAGTCTCGGATTTTCTCAAGGGCAAAGGGGTCAAGGCCATGGGCTTTGAACCCAAGGCACTCCATCTTTTCGACTACGACAAGCTGGCCGACCACATGGACCTGAAGGTCACCGAGAATATCGTGGAGGCCTTGCGTATCTACAAGGATGCCGATGAAATCCATAGAATGGAAGAGTCCATCCGCATCAACCATGAGCTGTTCGAATACATTGAGGGCGAGCTCATCCCCGGACGAACCGAGGCTGACATCTCCTGGCTCATCGAAAAATACTTCCGCGAACACGGAGCCGAAGGCATGGCCTTCCCCTCCATCGTGGGCGTGGGTCCCAATGCGGCCCTGCCGCACGCCATTCCCGGCGAGACCAAACTCCGCGAGAACGAGCTGGTGCTCATCGACACCGGCTGCCGGTACCTCGACTACAACTCGGACCAGACCCGCACCTTCTGGGTGGGCGACAAGCCATCCGACCGGTTCCGCAAGACCATGGATCAGGTCCGCGCAGCCCAGCAGGCGGCCATCGACATCATCAAGCCGGGCCTGACCTACGTGGAAGCCTATGAAGCCGCCTATGCGGTTTTTGCCAAAGAGGGCGTGGAAGCCATGTTCACCCACGGCCTGGGCCATGGCGTCGGCCTGGAAACCCATGAACCGCCGAGCCTGAGCAAGGCCGCGCAAGGCACGCTCAAGCCCGACATGGTCGTGACCGTGGAACCCGGACTGTACGACCCCGCATGGGGCGGTATCCGTTGGGAATACGAAGTGCTCGTCACCGAAGACGGCTGCCGGGTGTTGTAG